The genomic window TGGTGGTCTCAGAAGGCCCGGCGGCATTGACCGCTGCCGAGATCGAGGGCTGCCATCAGGCTTGCCTAGCCCACGGCGGCAGCGCCGCGGGTGAAAGTAACGTCGCGCACTGGCTCGAGACCCGCAACCAAGTGCCCGGCTTCGAGCCTTTCCTAAAGAAGGACATTGTGCTCGACACCATCGAAGTCGCCACCACCTGGGATCGCATCCACGACCTCTTCCGCGAGGTGATCGCGGCGCTCAACACCGTGCCGGGCATCATCGTAGCCTCGGGCCACAGCTCGCACAGCTACGCCCAAGGAACGAACATCTATTTCACCTTTGCCGCGCGCTCCGATGACCCGGCGCAGGCGGAATCCACCTACTTCGCTTGCTGGGCAAAGACGATGGCGGCCACGCTGCGCGTCGGCGGCACCATCTCCCATCATCACGGCATCGGCCGATTGCGCACGCGTTGGATGGCCGACGAAGTCGGAGCCACCGGCGTCGACTTGCTGCGCGCGCTCAAACAGGCGCTCGACCCCAACGGCATCATGAACCCTGGAGCGCTGTTACCCTGAGCCGTGATTGCGGGGTGACACTGCTCGAGGGCCAAGGCCCACCCCAACAGCGTACGCTCGCTACCGTCACGATGCCGCGGCGATCCCGCGGATAGCGCATCTGACTGGTCAGGCGAGTCACAGCGTCAATTCCCCGGGAACCCCCCCAAACAGTCAGCTTCCTGACACCGCCGCACCGGACTGAACCCGCTGGTGCCGGACCCACGGCCGCGTTGGGCTATCCGGCATAGCGGTTGCTCCCTGTGAAGAAAGATAATGCGCTCACGCGCCGCGGGCTGCGACCCCGCCGCGCGAATACCTGAGAGCGCCACAAAGGCCGTTTCCCGTGCACGGCGGGGACGGCCTTTGTGTTTTTTGGGAGCAGACGATGAGCCGGACACGTCTAGTGCAAACAGCGATGATGCTCTTAGGGCTGGTCGCGACTGTGGTTGTCCCGTCTCTCGCTGCGGCGGCAACTTACTACGTTGCTACCACCGGCTCGAACAACGCTCCGGGCACCAAGACACAACCTTGGCGTAGTATCGCTTTTGCCGCCGGCAAGGCCGTTGCCGGCGATACGGTGGTGGTTACCGCTGGCATCTATCGCGAAGGGGTGGCCGTGAAGCGCTCGGGGAGTGCCGCCAGACCGATTACCCTTCGTGGGTTGTCGGGCGCCGTGCTCGAAAGCCCCGACCCCAACAAGAGCTGGTCCGCTTTCGACGTGGCCGCGCGCGTCGCCTACGTTCGCCTGCAGGGCTTCGAGGCCCGTGGCGGATTCGCTGAAACGGTCTACCTGCGTCCGGGCGCGCATGACATCGAACTGGCCGGGCTGAACCTGCACGACAACCGCACCGGGATCTGGGTGGCGGGCGCCTCCCGCATCATCATTCGGGACAGCGTCCTGCGCAACAACTACCGCACCGGCGTGCGCATCTTCGCCGGGGCACGCGACGTTCAGATCATCAACACCCGCAGCGAGGGCAACGATGACGGCGCCGGCTGTGACGGCGATTCCGACGGCTTTAACGCCGACAGCGATTGCAGCAACATCCTGTTCGACAGCGTCATCGCTGCCGGCAACTCCGAGGACGGCTTCGACCTTCAGGCCAGCAATGTCACCCTGCTGCGCGTCACCAGCCAGCGTAACCAGTGCTCGGGCATGAAGCTAAACGGGAACGCCTACGTTGAGAACGCGCTGGTTGAGGGTAACCGCACCGGGATCAACAGCACCGGTCCGGCGGGGGCGCAAGCCACGATCGTTTTCAGCTCGCTGCTCAACAACGACTTGGGGCTGCGCGCCCTCGGAGCCGATTTCACCCTAGCTCTCACCGACAGTGTGGTGAGCGGTCCGGGCAAGGCCTTGGATTACGCCACCGACATCACCCTGATCGAGGCCCGCAATGTCTTTGCCCGTCCCGAATTACGCGAGCGCCTGATCGTACAGGAGGCCGCCGCAGGACAGGTGCTGTTCTCCGGCAACGACATCAACGCCGGCAAGTGGGCGCGGGCCAGTGGGCAGGGCGCCGGCAGCGTAGCCCGCGATCCCGGGCTCGACAGCCGCACCTATGTGCCCAAGTCCGGTAGCCCCGCCATTGACAAGGCCGGCGTCAATGGGGCGGTAACGCGCGACCATGACGGCAACCCACGGCCAGCTGGCGCCGCTCCCGACTGCGGCGCCTTCGAGCGCCAGACCGCTACCGCGCAGCTGCAGCTACGTCGAGCGCTGGTGCGCTCGGACGAGAGCGGTAGCGGCCGCGCCCGATTTAGTGCCGACCTGCGCTTGCCCGGCGGCGCCGGCTTCGATCCGCGCACCGATGCACTTAGCGTAGTGCTCAGCGGCGCTCGTGGCCCGCTCGGTTCCCTCGAACTTGCCGCCGGTGCTCTGCGCGCCAGCGACGGCGGGGTCTACCGCGCCGCGGTGCGCGACCGCGACGGGGCAGTGCTGCACTTGGCGCTCACCGAGCGAGCAGGGGGCTACGCCGTCTCCCTGCGCGGTCATAACGTCGAGACCTGGCGTGCGCCCGACGGCGAAGTGACCTTAGACGTGACCGCCGGCAGCCAGCGCGCTTGCGCCACCACCGCCTTGCGCGGCGCCAGCGGGCAGTTCGCCTTGCCGTAAGCCGCGCCCAGGCCGGCTCGACGAAGACCATCTCCAAGCCCCGCCGGCAACCGCCGCGCGCCGGTCGCGGGGGGTGCGCGACAAATTTGTGGGTAACGTGGTTCGGTGTTATGGCCGTCATTCCCGCGAAAGCGGGAATCCAGTTTGGCGTTTGGCGCTATGGACAAGCAGTTCTGCTGGAAGATGACAGATTGCGTCCCTTTCGGCCATGAGCCTCGGCCTGACAGTACACATTACTGTCAGTCTGGTGAGGATTTGCCCGCTCGGCTGCACCTTACCCACAAATTTGTCGCACACCCCCGCCGCCGGTCGCGGGCAACAGCAGTGCGCAATTTGCCAGGCCATGTTCACTCTGGTAGGTATCGGCCAGCGCGGTGAAAGCGCCGCCCCTGTGGCGAGGATGCTTCTCGCCTCGCTGATCCAGAAAGGAGACGTCTCATGGCAGGCGGAAAAACGTTCAAGCGTGATCAGAAGCGCCGCAAAGAGATGGCCCGTAAGCTCAAGCAGGAAGAGAAGATGCGCAAGAAGGCCGAGCGGCGCGAGGCCAAGAAGGACGGCACCCCGGGCGAGGAGGAGCCGGCCGATTTCGAATCGGGAACCGGCACCGGCCAACCCTTCTAGCTAGCTCCCTCGGCGGCCTGCGCTTGGTGGCCAGTCCCTCGGTAACGAACCGCGCATCACTCGCGGCATAACGGCTGATCGGCTGTTGATTACTCGCTCAGCTTGGTCAAATGCTCGGGCGTAAACCACGAATCGGCGAAGTCGCGGACGAAGGTCTCCCGGGTGTAGCGACCGGTGGGCGTGCCGCGGTTTTCCCGCTCATTAACCCCCGTCACTAGCAGCGGCGTCGGTGCGGCGAACTGCCCGTCGGCAGTGCGTCCCCAGGCGGTGCCGCAAAAATTGGTTTGGAACTGATCGCCGGCCTTCGAATACCCGATCTTGTAGTACGCATGGTAGAGCTCGCGATCGATGTAAAGCACCACCCTGCCAAGGTCATAGTACGGATCGCGCGGCGTACCCTCCACGATCCAGACCGGCCGGCGTACAAAGACATTGTCGAGCGCGAGCCACGCTGCGCCGGCGGCACCAACCACCTCATAGACCGCGCGGTTGTAAGGCAGCTTCATGGTCCAGCGCTGGCCCTCGGCTGGTGTCAGCTCGCGCGCGTACGGCGAATCGCTGCCCAGCGGCCCGATCACTTCGCCGCTACCGGCCAGCTTCCAGTCAAAGTACTCCACCTTGCCGTCGTAGCAGTCGGCATCGTCGCCGTGGACTTCGAATCCGGGGATGCGCTCGCCGCGGGTGGCCGTGCGCACCCGCCGCACCCGACGGATCGAAGGCAGGAAGGCCCAGACGTGATCCCAGGTACTCCAGTCGTTGAAGCGCCAGGTGAGCACGCCGACGCCCTCAACGTCCTTCGGCGCCACCGCGGCCGCCAACTGGCGCGACTCGGTGTTGTCGGGCAACGCCGCCGCCGGCGCGCTGGTGGTGCCGACGTAGAACTTATGCGACAGAAAGATTTGCACCGAGCGCAACACTTCGCCGTCACGGGTGACATCGACGAGCGAGAAGTAGTGCACCGCCCCGTCGCCCTGGAGCTGGCGCAGCCGGTAGTTGTGGAGGATCTTGGGCCCGGCGAGCGGGTCCGCAGGCTCGATGGCCGGGAACGGCAGGCCGAAGAGCACCGCCGGCCGACGGCTGCCCCCTTTCTCCTTCAGCCCCCCGGTGGCGGCGTCGATGTCGTACTTCCCCGCGTTGGCCGCGCTCGCCCGCCAGAAACGCTCGCTGTAGTTGCGGCGGAATGCCGGCCCATCAACCGGTACGACTCGGAAGTGGTATTCGCCCACTTTCAACCGGCGATACACCGGTTCGGGCAACAGGTTCTTGTAGGCGTCGGCGTTCTCCTTTGTCAGCATCAAGATGCCGGCGGTCTTGGCCTCTGGGCGCGGCGGCGCGCCGGCACCCACGGGTCGCGCCAGCAGCAGGGCCGGCAACAGGGCGGCCAAGGGCAACCACGTCTTAGGGGCACCGAGGTTAGTCATGGCCTTGCTTGCACACGCGGCCCACGACTATAGTTTCGGCACTCGCAAGCCAAGGGGGAAACACATGTCTGGGGGCCGATTCAAGCTAGTTCTCGTAGCCGCACTTAGCGCCCTGTTCGCGGGGCCGAGCGGTTGCGTCTTCGTCAGCGGCAGCATCAACCCGTTTGCGCGCGGCACCGAGCCGCTGGAAGAACACACGGTGGCGGGCGAGGGGCGAGACAAGATCCTCTTGCTCGACATCTCGCAGGTGATCAGTGACGAGGAGCAGCAGACGGCCTTCGGGTTCAAGCGGCGCGAGAGCACCGTGGCGCGCGTGGAGGAGGAGCTGCGCCACGCCGCCGGTGACGATCGCGTCAAAGCCGTCATCCTGCGCATCAACAGCCCGGGCGGTACGGTCACGGCAAGTGACGTAGTCTACCACCGGCTGATGAGCTTCAAGGCCGACCGCGGTCTCCCGCTGGTGGCCCAAATGATGGACGTGGCGACTTCGGGCGGATACTACGTCGCCCTGGCGGCCGACGAAATCGTTGCTAGTCCCACCACCGTCACCGGCAGCATCGGCGTGGTGCTCTACGGCTTCAATCTCGAAGGCTTGCTGGCCAAGGTCGGGGTCACGAACCAAACCATCAAGTCGGGTACGCACAAGGACATCGGCTCGCCGCTGCGCCGGATGACGGCCGAGGAGTCGGCGATCATGCAGAGCGTGCTGGACGAGATGCAGTCGCGCTTCGTCGGCCTGGTGCGCCAGCGGCGGCCGCGCTTTGATGGCGCGGCTGCCGCCCTCGACGGCCGCATCCTCACCGCCGGGCAGGCGCTGGAGGCGAAGTTGGTCGACCGTATCGGCTACCTCGACGATGCCGTCACGGCGGCGCGCACGCGCGCACAATTGGGACAAGCTCGCGTGGTGATGTATCGGCGCCCGGGCGAATACGCGCACAACATATACTCCCGTGCCGCGGTCGCGGGCGGGGGCGTGCAGTTCAACCTACTGCACCTCGAAACCGGTGGCCTGCTCTCCGGCGGCCCGCGCTTCATGTACCTCTGGCTGCCCTTTGGCGAGTAGCCGGGTGGCCCGCCGCTCTACGCCCAGTGCCGGCGGCGGCCCCGCCCGGTTTACGCGCCTGGCGTGGATGGTGTTCATCGCCAGCAGCGCGCTCTATTTCCTATCCGCCAACGAGGCCGACAACGATCTTTGGGGCCATCTCCGTTTTGGCCAGGCAATAATCGCTGCCGCTGGGGTGCTCCGTCATGACCCCTACTCCTACACCGTGCCCGGGGCGCCGTGGATGAATCACGAATGGCTGAGCCAGGTGCTGTTTGCCGGTGTCTACGCGGCCGCCGGTGACACCGGGCTGTGGTGCTTGAAGCTCGCCGTCGGCCTGGCCACGCTGGCGTTGCTGTTGGTGCGGGTGCGGCGGGAGCGCGTCGAGTCGCCTTGGGTGTGGGGTCCGGTGGCGCTGTTGGTGATTGCGGTGCTGGCGCGAGGGCTGGCGATGCGGCCACAGATCTTCACCTACCTTGGCTTGGCCGTGCTGTTGGCCGGGTGCGATCGGCGCGCGCGCCCGCGGGGGGAGTTGCTGTGGCTACCGCTGTTGTTCGTGCTGTGGGCGAACCTTCATGGCGGTTTCATCCTTGGGCTGGTGGTGCTGGCGCTGGTGGCCGCCGCTGCGGCCGTGGTCGGTCCCGCCGCTGAACCGGCGCGGGCGCTGGCCGCCCTGCTCCTGGCCACGGCGGCCACGGTGGTCAATCCGTACGGCTGGCGGCTGCTGGCGTACATCGCCGGGGAACTCACCGTCGAGCATCCGATCACTGAGTGGCAGCCGGCTACTGCGGGTGACGCTTCGCAGACGACGTTCTTCGTGCTGCTGGCGCTGTTTGTGCTGACGCTGCCGTGGGCACGCTGGCGCGCGCGGCCGTGGGAGATAGCGTTGGCGATTGGCTGCGCGGTCATGGCGCTGCGCCATCAGCGGCACACCCCGGTCTTTGCGCTCACCGCCGCCGTGGCCGTCACCGCGCAGTTGGCAGCCGCCGTACGGCGTCGGCCGTGGCGGGTGCCGGCGCTGAGCGCGGCCGCGCAGCGGGCGCTGGCTGCCGGGTTGATTGCCATTGCGCTGGCGCAAGTGGCGCTACAGACGAAGCGGCTGGTGGCAGATCGCTTTCACGTCGTCTTCGATCCCCGCGACTATCCGACCGAGGCCGTGCGCGCCCTGGCTGCCAGCGGGGTGCAACTGAATCTCGCCGTGCCGCTTGATTGGGGTGAGTACGTGCTCTGGCACCTGGCGCCGCGGGTCAAGGTATCGCTTGACGGCCGCTTCGCTACTCTGTTTCCGCCGGCGGTGGTGCGTGACAACTTCGCGTTCTTCGCCGGCGGCGCCGGCTGGCAGCGGCTCATCACCGCCTACCCGACCGATGCTGCGCTGGTGCCCCGTGCGATGCCGTGCCCCATCCGCCAGCATCCCGGTTGGCTGCGCGTGTACGGCGATGGGGTTGCGGAGATTTTCGCGCGGGCAGATCGCGCGCCGGCCCTCCACCTCGACGCCGTGCCAGCTGCACCGCCGCCCGGGCACTTTCCCTAGAGGCTCTTGCGCCAGTCTGCCGGCCGCTCTCGGCTCAGTGCGCGGGCGGGTCGTGCTCCAGCCAGGCGAGGGGATTGGCCGGGCCGCGGCCGTGGCCGACGGCCAGGCCGCCGCGGATGGCGGCGGTGATGAAGCGCTTGGCGATCTCGACGGCGTCGTCCAGCGTGTGGCCGAGGGCGAGGTTGGCAGCAATGGCCGCGGAGAGCTGGCAGCCGGTGCCGTGGGTGTGTGGGGTGGCCAGGCGCGGGGCGTGCAGCTCGCGCACGCGCTTGCCGTCGTCGAAGATGTCGATCACGACGTCCGCTCGCGCCGCGTCGCCGGCGAGATGACCACCCTTGACCAGCACCGCGCGGGCGCCGCGAGCGATCAGTGCAGCTGCGGCCGCACGCATCTCGTCGATGGTGGTTACCGGCAACCCCGTCAGCGCAGCCGCCTCGATCGTGTTGGGAGTGACCACGCGCGCCAAGGGGATGAGCTGCGCCAGCAGCAGCTCGCGGGCATCGTCCGCCAGCAGGGCGGCGCCGGTATGCGCGCTCATCACCGGATCAACCACCAGCTGCTCGATGCGCCACTGGCG from Deltaproteobacteria bacterium includes these protein-coding regions:
- a CDS encoding right-handed parallel beta-helix repeat-containing protein, whose amino-acid sequence is MSRTRLVQTAMMLLGLVATVVVPSLAAAATYYVATTGSNNAPGTKTQPWRSIAFAAGKAVAGDTVVVTAGIYREGVAVKRSGSAARPITLRGLSGAVLESPDPNKSWSAFDVAARVAYVRLQGFEARGGFAETVYLRPGAHDIELAGLNLHDNRTGIWVAGASRIIIRDSVLRNNYRTGVRIFAGARDVQIINTRSEGNDDGAGCDGDSDGFNADSDCSNILFDSVIAAGNSEDGFDLQASNVTLLRVTSQRNQCSGMKLNGNAYVENALVEGNRTGINSTGPAGAQATIVFSSLLNNDLGLRALGADFTLALTDSVVSGPGKALDYATDITLIEARNVFARPELRERLIVQEAAAGQVLFSGNDINAGKWARASGQGAGSVARDPGLDSRTYVPKSGSPAIDKAGVNGAVTRDHDGNPRPAGAAPDCGAFERQTATAQLQLRRALVRSDESGSGRARFSADLRLPGGAGFDPRTDALSVVLSGARGPLGSLELAAGALRASDGGVYRAAVRDRDGAVLHLALTERAGGYAVSLRGHNVETWRAPDGEVTLDVTAGSQRACATTALRGASGQFALP
- a CDS encoding DUF1329 domain-containing protein, encoding MTNLGAPKTWLPLAALLPALLLARPVGAGAPPRPEAKTAGILMLTKENADAYKNLLPEPVYRRLKVGEYHFRVVPVDGPAFRRNYSERFWRASAANAGKYDIDAATGGLKEKGGSRRPAVLFGLPFPAIEPADPLAGPKILHNYRLRQLQGDGAVHYFSLVDVTRDGEVLRSVQIFLSHKFYVGTTSAPAAALPDNTESRQLAAAVAPKDVEGVGVLTWRFNDWSTWDHVWAFLPSIRRVRRVRTATRGERIPGFEVHGDDADCYDGKVEYFDWKLAGSGEVIGPLGSDSPYARELTPAEGQRWTMKLPYNRAVYEVVGAAGAAWLALDNVFVRRPVWIVEGTPRDPYYDLGRVVLYIDRELYHAYYKIGYSKAGDQFQTNFCGTAWGRTADGQFAAPTPLLVTGVNERENRGTPTGRYTRETFVRDFADSWFTPEHLTKLSE
- the sppA gene encoding signal peptide peptidase SppA; the encoded protein is MSGGRFKLVLVAALSALFAGPSGCVFVSGSINPFARGTEPLEEHTVAGEGRDKILLLDISQVISDEEQQTAFGFKRRESTVARVEEELRHAAGDDRVKAVILRINSPGGTVTASDVVYHRLMSFKADRGLPLVAQMMDVATSGGYYVALAADEIVASPTTVTGSIGVVLYGFNLEGLLAKVGVTNQTIKSGTHKDIGSPLRRMTAEESAIMQSVLDEMQSRFVGLVRQRRPRFDGAAAALDGRILTAGQALEAKLVDRIGYLDDAVTAARTRAQLGQARVVMYRRPGEYAHNIYSRAAVAGGGVQFNLLHLETGGLLSGGPRFMYLWLPFGE
- the thiD gene encoding bifunctional hydroxymethylpyrimidine kinase/phosphomethylpyrimidine kinase, with the translated sequence MITRALTIAGSDSGGGAGIQADLKTFAVFGVYGTSAITALTAQNTIGVSGVHAVPAAFVRQQIEAVVSDIGVNAAKTGMLADAAIIAAVAAAVRQWRIEQLVVDPVMSAHTGAALLADDARELLLAQLIPLARVVTPNTIEAAALTGLPVTTIDEMRAAAAALIARGARAVLVKGGHLAGDAARADVVIDIFDDGKRVRELHAPRLATPHTHGTGCQLSAAIAANLALGHTLDDAVEIAKRFITAAIRGGLAVGHGRGPANPLAWLEHDPPAH